From the Eubacterium sp. 1001713B170207_170306_E7 genome, the window GATAGAACCATCAGCAGACGTGAGAACAACAAAACGCCGCTGAAATAAAATCATTTTATTTTACAGGAGGTTTACAAGATGAATGAAACCAAAAGAGACTGGACGGATCGGCTGGCAGCCGGAAATCCGCTGGGGTGTATTAAATGCGCCCTGGAAATGGGGCAGGAGGTTCCGCTGACCTTTTACCGTGCCTTTTGCGAGGACTGCTGCAAAAATCAGCGTCCGATGGAAATGAATGACGGGCTGAGGGCCTTTCAGGCAATGGACCTCTGCGAACAGGAGCAAAATCTGGAAAGCCTGAAAAAGCGCATCGACGGCCTGCTGAAGCAGTACGAGAAATCGCTGTGCATTTACGGCGAGCGGGTGCGGGAGGGCATGAACCTGATCGGCTTGTCCGATGCGCTGGGCGACGCCATCCGCCAGGGGGATATCAAGCTGTGGCTGAACGGCAGAAACGGCGGTGTGCGGTGAACTACCTGACTGAGCTGCTGGCGTTTTACCGGTGGCTGGAGACCAGCGGCCTGAATCCGCTGCTCCAGTCCTTCTGGCATCTGCTTATGTTTTTTAACAACAAGGCCGCTGTCCGGAGCGAGGACGGACAGTGGTACTGGCCGGCTGCTTTCAAGGCGCCCAACAGCGAAATCTGCCGCTTTCTGGGGCTGAACAGCCGCTTTCAGGTCAACGCCCAGCGCAAGCACCTGATCCGTCACGACCGCATTGACTATACACCGCACGTGGGCCAGCACGCTGGAGATTACCGGCTAAAGCCCTTTGATACCGGGCTCTGCGAGGTGGAGATCCGCGTGATGGACACCGGGCAGAAACGGCTGGTGTGGACGCAGGGCGTCACCCGGGCGGCACGCCCGGCCGCACCGTTCATAAATAATGTAAATCCTAAACAGTGTGAGCTATATGGTTCTATTCCTGAGGCGCAGCCGGTCTCCCACGGCTTTAATCTGCTGCCCCCGCTCACCGAGTCCGAGAAGGCCGCCATCGCGGCACTGTATCCGGAGGATGAGGTGGCGTGCTTTAACGCCATGTGGGCAGCGCGGGAGAGAAAGGCAGGATTGTGATGAGACGTTATGGTATCGGGCCGGCGCTGCGGCTGAGGCCCAGGGAATACAGGGTGGAGGCCGAGTGCCGGGTGCAGGTGGGCTTTTATGCCCGGAGCCCGGAGGAGGCTGAGGATTTGTTTTACGCGTACAGCGGGGCTGTGGAGGACCGGTTTCCGGAAATGGTTCTTGAGGTTACAGCGGTTTATGAGGATAACTGAGGAGGCAGGAAATGGAATATAATGAGATCGACACACTGGCCATAAAGGCGCAGCAGGGGGATTCGTGCGCGGCGGCGCTTCTGGAGCGCTGCTTCCGGCCGCTGATGCTGTCCGCGGCCAGCTATGGAAAAACAGAAAATTACAGCTTTGAGGACAGCCTGCAGGACGCCCGCCTGGCCTTTCTGGAGGGAATTCAGGCCTATGACCAGGCCGCCGGTGCTGGCTTCGCGGCCTTTATCAAGCCCTATGTGTACCAGAAGGGGCAGAACCGGCGGCGTAAATGCCTGCGCCGCCTGGTGCGCGACGTGCCGGCAGAAACCCGGGTGGGAGACGAGGACGGCGAGACGCTGATCGATCGGCTGGCAGATCCTGCCGCCGAGATTGAGGCCGGTTATGTGCGCAGGGAGGAGCACGCGCGTCTGGCAAAGGCCCTCGAGGAGCTGACCCCGGAGGAGCGGGCGCTGTTAAAGGCAGTCTACGGGCAGAACCAGTCCATCCGGAGGGTCTCCCAGCACATGGGGGTGGGCTATAGCACCCTTCAGTACCGCCACAGCCGGATCCTTAAAAAGCTGAAGCGTCAGCTGTAAAAAATATAAAAGGCTTTGGTCAAAAGGGTACCCAGAGACAACTTACAGGTATAAGGCAAAAACAGCGGCAGCCCAGCCAGAGAACAAGAGGAGGTGCGCGATGACCGGCCACTAGCGAAGTTTAAAAAAAGAAGCATGAAAAGACCACCGTTTTATC encodes:
- a CDS encoding restriction endonuclease subunit S; this translates as MAERQKRRCAVNYLTELLAFYRWLETSGLNPLLQSFWHLLMFFNNKAAVRSEDGQWYWPAAFKAPNSEICRFLGLNSRFQVNAQRKHLIRHDRIDYTPHVGQHAGDYRLKPFDTGLCEVEIRVMDTGQKRLVWTQGVTRAARPAAPFINNVNPKQCELYGSIPEAQPVSHGFNLLPPLTESEKAAIAALYPEDEVACFNAMWAARERKAGL
- a CDS encoding sigma-70 family RNA polymerase sigma factor, with amino-acid sequence MEYNEIDTLAIKAQQGDSCAAALLERCFRPLMLSAASYGKTENYSFEDSLQDARLAFLEGIQAYDQAAGAGFAAFIKPYVYQKGQNRRRKCLRRLVRDVPAETRVGDEDGETLIDRLADPAAEIEAGYVRREEHARLAKALEELTPEERALLKAVYGQNQSIRRVSQHMGVGYSTLQYRHSRILKKLKRQL